A stretch of the Arthrobacter sp. PAMC 25486 genome encodes the following:
- a CDS encoding DMT family transporter, producing the protein MMWVAVVCAVAGAFFLAFGAQRQGSAVSNNTGGLALGGSGFVRLLSNPRWVLGLLLLGVGTALNVVALTLGTLTVVQPIGAIALVITTIVNSRDQGIRLNRATVVSITACVAGSALFVLMAVNVVRENTHVTVTQELTVVLLLSIVVIFFGGALVLFKQRLKSFFYIIGSGMLFGFVAVLTRIISKQIFDPNGLYLLNVQWYSVIAIAAAGGLGSWFVQSAYANGPPDLVIAGLTVIDPIVGIAIGIAILGELRDDVPPVVAIAMAGAAILAIVGVIALSRHHPDVVKRRRAAKKEQRKQ; encoded by the coding sequence ATGATGTGGGTTGCCGTGGTGTGTGCCGTGGCAGGAGCCTTTTTCCTTGCCTTCGGCGCACAACGCCAGGGCAGCGCCGTCAGTAACAACACCGGAGGACTAGCCCTGGGCGGCTCGGGGTTCGTGCGGCTGCTGTCCAACCCGCGCTGGGTTTTGGGACTGCTCCTACTCGGTGTGGGAACCGCACTGAATGTTGTGGCACTGACCCTTGGCACCTTGACGGTGGTGCAGCCCATCGGGGCCATCGCCCTGGTGATCACCACCATCGTCAACTCCCGCGACCAAGGGATCAGGCTCAACCGTGCAACAGTGGTTTCCATCACCGCATGTGTCGCAGGCAGCGCCCTGTTTGTGCTGATGGCGGTGAATGTTGTCCGTGAAAACACGCACGTCACCGTCACGCAAGAGCTGACGGTGGTACTGCTGCTGTCCATCGTGGTGATCTTCTTCGGCGGCGCCCTGGTCTTGTTTAAGCAGCGGCTCAAATCATTTTTCTACATCATCGGCTCGGGCATGCTGTTCGGTTTCGTGGCGGTCCTGACACGCATCATCTCCAAACAGATCTTTGACCCGAACGGTCTTTATCTGCTGAACGTCCAGTGGTACTCGGTCATCGCCATCGCCGCTGCTGGCGGACTGGGCAGCTGGTTCGTGCAAAGCGCTTACGCCAACGGGCCTCCGGACTTAGTCATTGCGGGCCTGACTGTGATCGACCCCATAGTGGGCATCGCCATTGGAATAGCCATTTTGGGTGAGTTGCGCGACGACGTTCCGCCAGTCGTTGCAATTGCCATGGCAGGTGCCGCGATCCTTGCTATCGTTGGGGTTATCGCGTTGTCCAGACACCACCCGGACGTGGTCAAACGGCGTCGAGCTGCAAAAAAGGAACAACGTAAGCAATGA
- a CDS encoding CDP-alcohol phosphatidyltransferase family protein, translating to MPENSRTYMDSSNAIFTIPNVITIVRFLGTPLFVWLVLARQEYGWGVFVLAMMGCTDWIDGFVARKLNQTSQLGRVMDPLADRVALVAVVITMVLAGFLPLWLLLLLVILDAVLLAVTLYYFRGDADLKVTLLGKTRTAALMIGTPMLLLAKALDSDFTAILAWVFLGAGMVMHVIAFTQYLVLVLAKHRELHLPDGGRAGHP from the coding sequence ATGCCCGAAAACTCACGGACCTACATGGATAGCTCCAATGCGATCTTCACCATCCCCAATGTCATCACCATCGTCCGGTTCCTCGGCACCCCCTTGTTCGTCTGGCTGGTGCTGGCCCGGCAGGAATACGGTTGGGGCGTTTTCGTCCTGGCCATGATGGGCTGCACCGACTGGATCGACGGATTTGTTGCCCGCAAGCTGAATCAAACGTCCCAGCTGGGCCGGGTCATGGACCCGCTGGCTGACCGGGTGGCCCTGGTCGCCGTCGTCATCACCATGGTCCTTGCCGGCTTCCTGCCCCTGTGGCTGCTGCTGCTTTTGGTGATTCTCGACGCCGTCCTGCTGGCGGTCACGCTGTACTACTTCCGGGGAGACGCGGACCTGAAGGTCACCTTGCTCGGGAAGACCCGGACTGCGGCGCTCATGATTGGCACGCCGATGCTGCTGCTGGCCAAGGCGCTCGATTCTGATTTCACTGCCATACTGGCCTGGGTGTTCCTCGGCGCCGGCATGGTCATGCATGTCATTGCGTTTACCCAATATCTGGTTTTAGTGCTTGCCAAGCACCGTGAGCTGCACCTGCCGGACGGTGGCAGGGCGGGCCACCCATGA
- a CDS encoding multidrug effflux MFS transporter — translation MTNLTHPGDALSRRQKLIYVLVLGLLTALGPFTIDLYLPAFPIIGEELGVSATAVQLTLTATTIGFAAGQLIVGPFSDKFGRRMPLILATALHVGASIGAALSTDITMLGVFRVLQGIGAAGGGVVAMAMVRDLFGGYQLVRMLSRMALVNGMAPILAPVIGSQLLGIMHWPGIFWFLAGYGALVVVAAFVFIVETLPPEKRQSDGVSVADRYKVVFSDRIFVGTLVVGGFNFAALFTYLSASTFLFQDTFGFTPQQYGYLFAVNSLGVVAGVQIASRIMRHTGPQWVIAWATVAQVAAAIAMVVCDQLGLGLWGVMVPLWFFICATGFMFPSVQVMGLARNGSQAGTAASLLGATTFGFAGIITPVVGFIGVTTATPMAIIMGGCILLAIAALWLIVRPRMVPQI, via the coding sequence TTGACCAACTTGACCCACCCCGGGGACGCGCTGTCCCGCCGGCAAAAGCTCATCTACGTTCTGGTGCTGGGGCTGCTGACCGCCCTTGGACCGTTCACGATCGATCTTTACCTGCCGGCTTTTCCCATCATTGGCGAGGAGCTGGGCGTCAGCGCCACGGCGGTCCAGCTGACCCTGACGGCCACCACCATCGGCTTTGCGGCCGGGCAACTCATTGTGGGGCCCTTCAGCGACAAGTTTGGCCGCCGGATGCCGCTGATCCTGGCGACCGCCTTGCATGTGGGCGCCTCGATTGGTGCGGCACTGTCCACCGACATCACCATGCTGGGCGTCTTCCGCGTACTGCAGGGCATCGGCGCGGCCGGCGGCGGTGTCGTGGCGATGGCCATGGTGCGCGACCTCTTTGGCGGCTACCAGCTGGTGCGGATGCTCTCCCGCATGGCCCTCGTCAACGGCATGGCCCCCATTCTCGCCCCCGTGATCGGCTCGCAACTGCTGGGCATCATGCATTGGCCTGGCATCTTCTGGTTCCTGGCCGGGTATGGCGCGTTGGTGGTGGTGGCCGCCTTCGTGTTCATCGTCGAGACCCTGCCTCCTGAAAAGCGGCAGTCCGACGGCGTGAGCGTCGCCGACCGCTATAAGGTCGTGTTCAGTGACAGGATCTTTGTGGGCACCTTGGTCGTGGGCGGCTTCAACTTTGCCGCCTTGTTCACCTATCTGTCGGCCTCCACGTTCCTCTTTCAGGACACCTTTGGCTTCACACCCCAACAGTATGGCTACCTCTTTGCGGTGAACTCCCTGGGTGTGGTGGCTGGTGTTCAGATTGCCTCCCGCATCATGCGCCACACCGGTCCGCAGTGGGTCATCGCCTGGGCCACGGTGGCGCAGGTGGCTGCCGCCATCGCCATGGTGGTCTGTGACCAGCTGGGCCTTGGACTGTGGGGTGTCATGGTGCCGCTGTGGTTCTTCATTTGCGCCACAGGGTTCATGTTCCCCTCCGTCCAGGTCATGGGGCTGGCCCGCAATGGCAGCCAGGCCGGCACCGCAGCCTCGCTGCTCGGAGCCACCACCTTCGGCTTCGCCGGCATCATCACCCCGGTTGTGGGCTTCATTGGTGTGACAACAGCAACACCCATGGCCATCATCATGGGCGGCTGCATCCTGCTGGCCATTGCCGCGCTGTGGCTCATCGTGCGGCCCCGGATGGTGCCGCAAATCTAG
- a CDS encoding peptidoglycan DD-metalloendopeptidase family protein: MRTLSATRKMSMLGGILLVLAFLPGPAALSTTAATPLPASLAWQWPLAGTPAVVHTFDPPAKPWLSGHRGVDLAAAQGAAVVAPTTGVVSFSGVVVNRAVLTITVAGGLRLSFEPVTSTLQAGDPVLAAQSVGLVQGPTHCDAAGASCLHWGVRRGEEYLDPLQFVMDLRPSVLLPLNP, translated from the coding sequence ATGCGCACCCTGTCAGCCACCCGGAAAATGTCCATGTTGGGCGGAATCCTGCTGGTCTTGGCCTTCCTGCCCGGTCCCGCCGCATTAAGCACGACGGCGGCCACTCCCCTGCCAGCCTCCCTCGCCTGGCAGTGGCCGCTGGCAGGGACACCTGCGGTGGTGCACACCTTCGATCCGCCTGCCAAGCCGTGGCTGAGCGGACATCGCGGCGTGGACTTGGCTGCAGCCCAGGGCGCCGCGGTGGTGGCGCCAACCACTGGGGTGGTGAGTTTTTCCGGCGTCGTGGTTAACAGGGCGGTGCTGACCATCACAGTTGCCGGCGGTCTGCGGCTCAGTTTTGAACCCGTCACCTCCACGCTGCAGGCCGGCGATCCGGTGCTTGCGGCCCAGAGCGTTGGACTGGTGCAGGGGCCCACGCACTGCGACGCCGCCGGTGCCAGCTGCCTGCACTGGGGCGTGCGTCGAGGGGAGGAATACCTTGATCCACTGCAATTTGTCATGGACCTGCGCCCCTCGGTCCTGCTCCCCCTGAACCCGTAA
- a CDS encoding acyl-CoA dehydrogenase family protein yields the protein MPVSKAAVDINNLPYADGDFYGFEQLLSETERERLHEIRDFLAKEVKPIAIDCWNRGEFPMEIIPKLAELDIMSPVHRQGHSSLFAGLAHAEFTRADASIATFMGVHDGLFTGSIEALASNEQKAAWLPDIYALKKIGAFGLTEPLGGSDVAGGTRTTAVREGENWILNGAKRWIGNATFSDWVVIFARDVADNQVKAFLVDTTLDGYGATKIENKTALRTVQNADITLENVVVPHEYKLAGGNSFRDTNKVLKVTRLAVAWQAVGQQMAAFDVARRYAVEREQFGRPIASFQLVQDQLVKMLGNTVASTGMMVRLSQLEDLGQAKDEQSALAKAFTTARMRETVAMGRSLLGGNGIVTDFEMAKIFADAEAIYSYEGTYEINTLVTGRAITGISAII from the coding sequence ATGCCCGTGTCGAAGGCTGCAGTAGATATCAACAACCTCCCGTACGCCGATGGCGACTTCTACGGATTTGAGCAGCTGCTCTCCGAGACGGAACGGGAACGACTGCACGAAATTCGCGATTTCCTGGCCAAAGAAGTCAAACCCATTGCCATTGATTGCTGGAACCGCGGCGAATTCCCCATGGAGATCATCCCGAAGCTCGCCGAGCTGGACATCATGAGCCCCGTCCACCGGCAGGGGCACTCCAGCCTCTTTGCCGGACTTGCCCACGCCGAATTCACTCGCGCGGACGCCTCCATCGCCACATTCATGGGCGTCCATGACGGACTGTTCACCGGCTCCATCGAGGCGTTGGCCTCCAACGAGCAAAAGGCGGCCTGGCTCCCGGACATCTACGCCCTGAAGAAGATCGGCGCCTTCGGCCTGACCGAACCCCTCGGCGGCTCGGACGTAGCCGGCGGCACGCGCACCACCGCCGTCCGCGAGGGCGAGAACTGGATCCTGAACGGCGCCAAACGCTGGATTGGCAACGCCACCTTTTCCGACTGGGTTGTCATCTTCGCCCGCGACGTAGCCGACAACCAGGTCAAGGCGTTCCTCGTCGACACCACCTTGGACGGTTACGGTGCCACGAAAATTGAAAACAAGACGGCCCTGCGCACCGTCCAAAACGCAGACATCACACTTGAGAATGTTGTGGTGCCGCACGAATACAAGCTGGCCGGCGGCAACAGCTTCCGTGACACCAACAAGGTCTTGAAGGTCACCCGCCTCGCCGTTGCCTGGCAGGCTGTGGGCCAGCAGATGGCCGCCTTTGACGTGGCCCGCCGCTACGCCGTGGAACGCGAACAGTTCGGCCGGCCCATCGCCTCGTTCCAGCTGGTGCAGGACCAGCTGGTGAAAATGCTGGGCAACACCGTCGCCTCCACCGGCATGATGGTGCGCCTGTCGCAGCTCGAAGACCTGGGCCAGGCGAAGGATGAGCAGTCGGCGCTGGCCAAGGCGTTCACCACTGCCCGGATGCGTGAAACCGTGGCCATGGGCCGCAGCCTTCTGGGCGGCAACGGCATTGTCACCGACTTTGAAATGGCAAAGATCTTCGCCGACGCCGAGGCCATCTACTCCTACGAAGGCACCTACGAGATCAACACCCTCGTGACGGGCCGTGCCATCACCGGCATCTCTGCCATCATCTAA
- a CDS encoding phage holin family protein: protein MTDAQTDVHVASEGNRTADGSTLVEALKTTARLVPRQLNDEVELAKLELGDKKSRLGGIAVFAGTALVFLVLLVIALTVAGIAGLATVMPLWLSALLVSAGLLVVIGICALVAYKKSKALLPIIPEHAWRGIRHDLGIARHGRDFDPGTLDAPVLTRAEKKARDAQAAEDKARAAAERVAKEAEHGPQASTSELIKRTEARRAHLLDLREELVEEADVKKQAGYFLDTAKNKAMDKVNRFTGGTASQATALVKERWKPLAVLAGSGTLCIVLLRKLIKK, encoded by the coding sequence GTGACGGATGCGCAAACGGACGTGCATGTCGCGTCGGAGGGAAACCGAACGGCTGACGGGTCAACGCTCGTGGAGGCACTTAAAACCACTGCCAGGCTTGTCCCGCGCCAGCTGAACGACGAAGTTGAATTGGCCAAGCTGGAACTCGGGGACAAGAAATCACGCCTCGGCGGGATTGCCGTGTTCGCGGGAACTGCCCTGGTGTTCCTGGTGCTGCTGGTCATCGCCCTGACGGTCGCCGGGATCGCCGGGCTGGCCACCGTCATGCCGCTGTGGCTGTCGGCGTTGCTCGTGAGCGCCGGCCTGCTGGTGGTCATTGGCATCTGTGCCCTGGTGGCCTACAAGAAATCCAAGGCCCTGCTGCCGATCATTCCGGAGCATGCGTGGCGAGGCATCCGCCACGACCTGGGCATTGCCCGTCATGGCCGCGACTTTGACCCGGGGACCCTTGACGCGCCGGTGCTGACCCGCGCTGAAAAGAAGGCACGCGACGCACAGGCCGCCGAAGACAAGGCCCGGGCCGCTGCGGAACGGGTTGCCAAGGAGGCCGAGCACGGACCCCAGGCCAGCACCTCCGAGCTGATTAAGCGTACGGAAGCACGCCGGGCGCACCTGCTCGATCTGCGCGAGGAGCTGGTGGAGGAGGCCGACGTCAAGAAGCAGGCAGGCTATTTCCTTGACACAGCCAAGAACAAGGCCATGGATAAGGTCAACCGGTTCACCGGCGGCACCGCCAGTCAGGCGACAGCGCTGGTGAAGGAGCGGTGGAAGCCACTTGCTGTCCTTGCCGGATCGGGCACCCTCTGTATCGTGTTGTTGCGAAAGTTGATAAAGAAATAG
- a CDS encoding glycosyltransferase, which yields MTSTPSESAQKPLTILIAADTYPPHINGAAQFCLRLATGMTARGHNVHVMACREDGGPMFTEQRPEATVHRLRSRPVPTHEYFRICLPWEIKRDIAALFDVIKPDVVHVQSHYMIGEHVVYEAARRGIRIIATNHFMPQNLNPFLPFPQWFKNIVGRVSWRDMGKVMSRADVVTTPTPLAAKAMHEHAFLRKVLPLSNGIESGNYELAEGESIPRNEFPTVAFVGRLAEEKHIDVLIDAIAKTPVELNLQLVVVGGGEVKNALKVQSEKLGLSSRVSFTGLISDEELREIYLKADLFVMPGTAELQSLVTLEAMSASTPVVLANAMALPHLVDEGVNGYLFTPNDSEDLAQKITTIMQLSPEDRAAMGEASHSMVARHGLAKTLDTFEDIYRGGSYEDHAV from the coding sequence GTGACATCCACCCCGAGTGAAAGCGCCCAAAAACCGCTCACCATCTTGATCGCGGCCGACACCTACCCGCCGCACATCAACGGGGCCGCGCAGTTCTGCCTCCGCCTGGCGACGGGGATGACAGCCAGAGGACACAACGTTCATGTGATGGCCTGCCGTGAAGACGGCGGCCCCATGTTCACCGAGCAGCGCCCCGAAGCAACCGTCCACCGCCTGCGTTCCCGCCCGGTGCCCACGCACGAATACTTCAGGATCTGCCTGCCGTGGGAAATCAAGAGGGACATTGCCGCACTATTTGATGTGATCAAGCCGGATGTGGTGCACGTGCAAAGCCACTACATGATCGGTGAGCACGTGGTGTACGAGGCAGCACGCCGCGGCATCCGGATCATTGCAACCAACCACTTCATGCCGCAAAACCTGAACCCGTTCCTGCCGTTCCCGCAGTGGTTCAAGAACATTGTGGGCCGCGTGTCATGGCGTGACATGGGCAAGGTGATGAGTCGGGCCGATGTCGTCACCACGCCTACGCCGCTGGCGGCAAAGGCCATGCATGAGCACGCCTTCCTGCGCAAGGTGCTGCCGCTCTCCAACGGCATCGAATCCGGCAACTATGAGCTGGCCGAGGGTGAGAGCATTCCCCGCAACGAATTCCCCACCGTGGCGTTTGTTGGCCGTCTCGCTGAGGAAAAGCACATTGACGTCCTGATCGACGCGATCGCCAAGACCCCGGTGGAATTGAACCTGCAGTTGGTTGTTGTTGGCGGCGGCGAGGTCAAGAACGCGCTCAAGGTGCAAAGTGAAAAGTTGGGGCTGTCCTCAAGGGTCAGCTTCACCGGACTCATCAGCGACGAGGAACTGCGCGAGATTTACCTCAAGGCCGACCTCTTCGTCATGCCCGGCACCGCCGAACTGCAGTCATTGGTCACCCTTGAAGCCATGAGCGCCTCCACCCCCGTGGTGCTGGCCAACGCCATGGCCCTGCCCCACCTGGTCGACGAAGGTGTGAACGGCTACCTGTTCACACCCAACGACAGCGAAGACCTGGCGCAGAAGATCACCACCATCATGCAACTCTCACCCGAGGACAGGGCGGCCATGGGCGAGGCCAGCCACAGCATGGTGGCCCGCCACGGCCTGGCCAAGACACTTGACACCTTCGAAGACATATATCGTGGCGGAAGCTACGAGGATCACGCAGTTTAG